In Sphaeramia orbicularis chromosome 10, fSphaOr1.1, whole genome shotgun sequence, the following proteins share a genomic window:
- the hmgxb3 gene encoding HMG domain-containing protein 3: MEKVEMYEVKVTEEVESSYKEMDMSPPKKRKSKAQEDSTDKPKKPRSAYLLYYFDVHQIMQQEVPNLPQSEINKRISESWKRLSVAEKGYYLEKAKLEKEGTDISLPSPSKDLPGFRKILPRANYFLLAKGCPSNHLPGCSQPDVSAEPVDSTLKGGPPSVTVTQEPRFPPLGLTSEMELSEQSITIDDMAEESAVASHSTVLQQALPSSSSSVSTRPSTSSGMHVTQGSADTTTNGFKLKGNETIVAGSPHGGTLAQQIQGETTQVVAIIPTQNLLEPKTLTGVSSVGPVMMVSVESSVEQSAKPSYKMSVKTYTRRGRGRCLNPGCSFVYVTRHKPPTCPECGSHLGGKWIPAAKKAKVKEDLSKQTPQKVETKSDESYPATLSPAEEGDADTSKTKVTEINKEALVQRCSRKQHAITAGKPPEGSSTKQKDQTKPLDNCFKDPTVQSQDKSSAVVQKRPVRPILPAYYSTGSALFQIITVPPNKGKFTSTNNKSSVVAQESFSGLKPSTLKQLGQTVPTVTAKQDPSVPADGAQTVASLTDRRVNILSLVPFKQSPVSNFDLGLSTARGRGRCKNPSCDYMYKNRHKPAVCPKCGCMLSQKKTKGRTKGGALLDPYQALSPAQKDLQRQSTLQLLRRSLQIPESETELQEILTLIQELNSLQIVLVQPSDQEQDGSVETETLIESGWPQFFESSATQCVLCNYPLFKGGQSTVAGQEDCWLLTETLIHTASLHLKVCLNLQCLALHSFTDLHPGLFNIGNRLLVSIDLFLRIRASIKLGHAPSHAAKTLLDHVPNHPVHALSPEESSQIQELLLNGYWAFECLTVRDYNDMICGVCGVAPKLEIAQRYTDNVLELKNVEFTWPECSVSDEVHVDDFWLTMESEAIEQAAFPTDIPITRVDASIIAPFIPPLMRSHTVINTEKDKVLSHPQQPSGDPSVLVRLIHDGHLRLNNIEDHSEDELRIILTRCGVTITPAMAKNELLASLISLYTLVHGGLSTAPQPPLHLTAGKLSKICPHKVVCASKCLVRGETARDHVDLLLSSRYWPPVYVSDCARKVAVCADMQYPDLAAQMWGRNQGCFSDPFEKPEFVSCAELQEQPYCADLSLVTENQQIHPITKSSSCWLVHPPAAAHTQDPPSPEHHSMLLCRDLEPYIGLFTELDKNEGTEVEEGSQHADKADKPDDGSDATELCESVSRMLQQPVVFNNTAYYYLYNRLVDFLTSRDIVNQQINQVVTACQPGEVVIRDALYRLGVAKINTEKKEAQEGGQAETGEASHEVVLPE, from the exons ATGGAGAAAGTGGAGATGTATGAGGTTAAAGTGACTGAGGAAGTGGAGAGCAGTTATAAAGAAATGGACATGAGTCCCCCAAAGAAGAGGAAAAGTAAAGCTCAAGAGGACAGCACTGATAAACCTAAGAAGCCCAG GTCCGCCTACCTGCTCTACTACTTTGATGTTCACCAAATTATGCAACAGGAAGTCCCTAATCTGCCTCAATCTGAAATCAACAAGCGCATCAGTGAGAGCTGGAAGAGACTCAGTGTAGCTGAGAAAGGCTACTACCTGGAGAAAGCCAAGTTGGAGAAGGAGGGCACAGACATT TCCTTACCCAGTCCATCCAAAGACCTGCCAGGCTTCCGCAAGATCCTCCCCCGAGCCAATTACTTTCTTTTGGCTAAAGGCTGCCCTTCAAATCACCTGCCAGGATGCTCTCAGCCTGATGTTAGTGCAGAGCCTGTGGATTCTACACTGAAGGGAGGCCCGCCTTCTGTCACTGTCACCCAGGAGCCACGGTTCCCACCTCTAGGGTTGACGAGTGAAATGGAACTTTCTGAGCAGTCCATCACTATTGATGACATGGCAGAGGAAAGTGCAGTGGCATCTCACTCCACAGTCCTTCAACAAGCCCTGCCCTCTTCTTCCTCGTCTGTCTCAACCAGACCTTCCACCTCCTCAGGCATGCATGTCACACAGGGCTCTGCAGACACCACCACGAATGGgtttaaactaaaaggaaatgaGACCATTGTGGCTGGGAGTCCTCATGGTGGGACGCTAGCGCAACAAATACAGGGGGAAACTACCCAGGTGGTTGCCATCATACCAACCCAG AATCTACTGGAGCCGAAGACTTTGACAGGTGTCAGCTCTGTGGGTCCAGTAATGATGGTCTCAGTTGAATCCAGTGTAGAGCAAAGTGCCAAGCCATCATATAAAATG tctGTAAAGACTTACACAAGAAGAGGTCGGGGGAGATGTCTGAATCCTGGCTGTTCATTTGTGTACGTCACTCGCCACAAGCCACCAACATGCCCTGAATGTGGAAGCCATCTTGGTGGCAAATGGATCCCAGCA GCAAAGAAAGCAAAAGTGAAAGAAGATCTATCCAAACAAACGCCACAAAAAGTTGAGACTAAGTCTGATGAAAGCTACCCAGCCACACTGTCCCCTGCTGAGGAGGGGGATGCTGATACCAGTAAAACAAAAGTGACTGAGATCAACAAGGAAGCACTCGTTCAACGGTGCTCCAGAAAGCAGCATGCAATTACAGCTGGGAAGCCACCAGAGGGCAGCAGCACCAAGCAAAAAGACCAGACAAA ACCCTTGGACAACTGTTTTAAAGATCCGACAGTCCAAAGTCAAGACAAAAGCAGTGCTGTTGTTCAGAAGAGACCTGTGAGACCCATTCTCCCTGCGTATTATAGCACAG GCAGTGCCTTGTTCCAGATTATAACTGTGCCACCCAACAAAGGAAAATTTACCAGCACAAACAACAAATCATCTGTTG TGGCTCAAGAGAGTTTCTCTGGTCTCAAACCAAGCACCTTGAAACAGCTCGGCCAGACGGTCCCAACAGTCACAGCCaagcag GATCCATCTGTCCCAGCAGATGGAGCCCAGACTGTGGCTTCGCTGACTGACAGGAGAGTCAACATCCTGTCATTGGTGCCTTTCAAACAGAGCCCTGTTTCTAACTTT GATCTGGGGCTGTCCACAGCACGAGGCAGGGGTCGGTGTAAGAACCCATCATGTGACTATATgtataaaaacagacacaaacctGCAGTGTGCCCTAAATGTGGCTGCATGTTAAGCCAGAAGAAGACCAAGGGAAGAACAAAG GGGGGGGCCTTACTAGACCCGTACCAGGCTCTGAGTCCTGCTCAGAAGGACCTGCAGCGCCAGTCTACGCTGCAACTCTTGCGCCGTTCGCTGCAGATTCCTGAAAGTGAGACTGAGCTCCAGGAAATACTGACACTCATCCAGGAGCTCAACAGTCTCCAGATAGTTTTGGTTCAACCGAGTGATCAGGAGCAGGATGGTAGCGTGGAAACAGAGACTCTGATTGAGTCTGGGTGGCCTCAGTTCTTTGAATCATCAGCAACACAGTGTGTCCTGTGTAACTACCCTCTTTTCAAAGGAGGTCAAAG tACTGTTGCAGGACAAGAAGACTGCTGGCTACTTACTGAGACACTGATCCACACTGCTTCTCTCCATCTTAAGGTGTGTCTCAACCTCCAGTGCCTGGCCCTGCACAGTTTCACTGACCTACATCCAG GTTTGTTCAACATTGGGAACAGATTACTGGTTAGTATAGACCTGTTTTTAAGGATCAGAGCAAGCATCAAACTTGGCCATGCACCATCTCATGCTGCAAAGACTTTACTGGACCACGTCCCCAATCACCCTG TTCATGCTCTCAGTCCAGAGGAGTCATCTCAAATCCAAGAGCTTCTCCTGAATGGCTACTGGGCCTTTGAGTGTCTGACAGTGCGTGACTACAACGATATGATCTGTGGTGTTTGTGGTGTTGCTCCCAAGCTAGAGATTGCACAGAGATACACAGACAACGTCCTGGAGCTCAAAAATGTCGAG TTTACGTGGCCTGAATGTTCAGTCTCAGATGAGGTGCACGTTGATGACTTCTGGCTGACCATGGAGAGTGAGGCCATTGAGCAGGCGGCTTTCCCCACAGACATCCCTATCACAAGGGTGGATGCTTCTATCATTGCTCCCTTTATTCCCCCTTTAATGAGGAGTCACACTGTTATCAACACAGAGAAAGACAAAGTCCTGTCTCACCCACAGCAGCCGTCAG GTGATCCATCAGTGTTGGTACGTCTTATCCATGATGGTCACCTGAGACTCAATAACATTGAGGATCACAGCGAGGATGAGCTGAGGATAATACTGACACGCTGTGGGGTGACCATCACCCCGGCCATGGCTAAG AATGAGCTGTTGGCCTCTTTGATCTCCTTGTACACACTTGTTCATGGCGGACTCTCAACAGCCCCACAGCCCCCCCTACACCTCACTGCTGGAAAATTGTCCAAGATCTGCCCCCACAAG GTGGTCTGTGCTTCTAAGTGCCTGGTTAGGGGGGAAACGGCTCGGGACCACGTTGACCTGCTGCTGTCGTCCCGCTACTGGCCTCCGGTGTACGTTAGTGACTGTGCCCGGAAGGTGGCAGTCTGTGCTGATATGCAGTATCCAGATCTGGCAGCCCAGATGTGGGGCAGGAACCAAGGGTGCTTCTCTGACCCTTTTGAGAAACCAGAG TTTGTGTCATGTGCTGAGCTGCAGGAACAGCCGTACTGCGCTGACCTGTCCTTAGTAACAGAGAACCAGCAGATCCACCCCATCACTAAATCGTCTTCCTGCTGGCTGGTGCATCCTCCTGCAGCAGCTCATACCCAGGACCCTCCGTCTCCAGAGCACCACTCAATGCTCCTCTGCAGAGACCTGGAGCCGTACATTGGCTTGTTtactgaactggacaaaaacgaGGGGACGGAAGTAGAAGAGGGTTCACAACACGCTGACAAAGCTGACAAACCTGACGACGGCAGTGACGCAACAGAGTTGTGTGAATCAGTGAGCCGTATGCTTCAGCAGCCTGTGGTTTTTAACAATACAGCATATTACTACCTGTACAACCGCCTGGTGGACTTCCTCACCAGCAGAGACATTGTCAACCAGCAGATCAATCAGGTGGTGACGGCCTGCCAACCTGGGGAGGTGGTGATAAGGGATGCCCTGTACCGGCTGGGGGTGGCAAAGATCAACACCGAGAAAAAGGAAGCTCAGGAGGGGGGACAGGCAGAAACAGGAGAGGCTTCACATGAGGTTGTTCTGCCAGAATAA